Proteins from a genomic interval of Natator depressus isolate rNatDep1 chromosome 20, rNatDep2.hap1, whole genome shotgun sequence:
- the ATP5MC2 gene encoding ATP synthase F(0) complex subunit C2, mitochondrial isoform X1 — protein MRRDPSLFALPPRAPGSSSLACTVQPLVGSHGISIALFCFVTLLLSPNMYACAKFVSAPALVRNSSRLLCRPVSASLLSRPETRTDELGSTPAPQNALLQALHREFHTSSISQDIDTAAKFIGAGAATVGVAGSGAGIGTVFGSLIIGYARNPSLKQQLFSYAILGFALSEAMGLFCLMVAFLILFAM, from the exons ATGCGCAGAGACCCTTCTCTCTTTGCCCTTCCTCCTCGAGCACCGG GGTCTTCGTCACTGGCCTGCACTGTTCAGCCCCTTGTGGGTTCCCATGGGATTAGCATTGCACTTTTCTG TTTTGTGACCCTCCTGCTGTCCCCGAACATGTATGCCTGTGCAAAATTCGTCTCTGCTCCTGCCCTA GTGAGGAACAGCTCGAGGCTGCTGTGCAGACCAGTCTCTGCCTCCCTGCTGAGCAGGCCGGAGACCAGGACAGATGAG CTCGGCTCCACCCCAGCGCCCCAGAATGCCCTCCTCCAAGCCTTGCACCGGGAGTTCCACACCAGCTCCATCTCCCAGGACATTGACACTGCGGCGAAGTTCATCGGTGCTGGTGCTGCCACAGTTGGGGTAGCCGGCTCTGGTGCTGGCATTGGAACCGTATTTGGCAGCCTCATTATTGGCTATGCCAG AAACCCTTCCCTGAAACAGCAGCTGTTCTCCTACGCCATCCTGGGCTTTGCACTCTCCGAGGCCATGGGGCTCTTCTGCCTGATGGTGGCTTTCCTCATCCTCTTCGCCATGTGA
- the ATP5MC2 gene encoding ATP synthase F(0) complex subunit C2, mitochondrial isoform X2, which yields MYACAKFVSAPALVRNSSRLLCRPVSASLLSRPETRTDELGSTPAPQNALLQALHREFHTSSISQDIDTAAKFIGAGAATVGVAGSGAGIGTVFGSLIIGYARNPSLKQQLFSYAILGFALSEAMGLFCLMVAFLILFAM from the exons ATGTATGCCTGTGCAAAATTCGTCTCTGCTCCTGCCCTA GTGAGGAACAGCTCGAGGCTGCTGTGCAGACCAGTCTCTGCCTCCCTGCTGAGCAGGCCGGAGACCAGGACAGATGAG CTCGGCTCCACCCCAGCGCCCCAGAATGCCCTCCTCCAAGCCTTGCACCGGGAGTTCCACACCAGCTCCATCTCCCAGGACATTGACACTGCGGCGAAGTTCATCGGTGCTGGTGCTGCCACAGTTGGGGTAGCCGGCTCTGGTGCTGGCATTGGAACCGTATTTGGCAGCCTCATTATTGGCTATGCCAG AAACCCTTCCCTGAAACAGCAGCTGTTCTCCTACGCCATCCTGGGCTTTGCACTCTCCGAGGCCATGGGGCTCTTCTGCCTGATGGTGGCTTTCCTCATCCTCTTCGCCATGTGA